The Bradyrhizobium ottawaense genome window below encodes:
- a CDS encoding multidrug effflux MFS transporter, protein MHGMISKPPGAAANLATSRLVLLLLVVMTGIAPISLYILVPALPVLATNFGSDISIAQMTVSLYMVGIALSQLIMGPLSDRFGRRPVLLGGLALMVVASVACIFAETLPQLIAARFFQALGGASGMVISRAIIRDIYERDRVASMISLVVAALMIGQMVSPLTGGLIETAFGWRAIFYAITIAAIIVAVGIAVALPETRRSRAAGSGFRGDVGILIRNRAFVGYVMCQVLASQIIFTFAGGGPYIVVTQMGRSSAEYGAWFATSGFAFLVGNLLCVRFAPRHSLEKLIWFGLALQLAGSLANLLWSIIGWNEAPAWLFGTQMIVMAGNAFVMANSAAGAISIRPEAAGTASGTMGFLQQGIGALMSQFGAYLGGHSATTLPLTGAVLAISLLCACVMIFVVPRREVVVSEALIEQAEEEESGMM, encoded by the coding sequence ATGCACGGCATGATCAGCAAGCCGCCGGGAGCGGCGGCGAACCTCGCGACGTCGCGCCTGGTGCTGCTGTTGCTGGTCGTGATGACCGGGATCGCGCCGATCTCGCTCTACATCCTGGTTCCGGCACTGCCGGTGCTGGCGACGAATTTCGGCAGCGACATCTCGATCGCGCAGATGACGGTGTCGCTCTACATGGTCGGCATCGCGCTGTCGCAGCTGATCATGGGACCGCTGTCGGACCGATTCGGACGGCGTCCGGTGCTGCTCGGAGGGCTGGCGCTGATGGTCGTGGCCAGCGTCGCGTGCATCTTCGCCGAGACCTTGCCGCAATTGATCGCCGCACGCTTTTTCCAGGCGCTCGGCGGCGCCTCCGGCATGGTGATCAGCCGTGCCATCATCCGCGACATCTACGAGCGCGACCGCGTCGCCTCAATGATCAGCCTCGTGGTCGCGGCGCTGATGATCGGGCAGATGGTTTCCCCGCTCACCGGCGGCCTGATCGAGACCGCGTTCGGCTGGCGCGCGATCTTCTACGCCATCACCATCGCCGCGATCATTGTCGCCGTCGGCATCGCGGTGGCGCTGCCCGAAACGCGGCGCAGTCGCGCCGCCGGCAGCGGCTTCCGTGGCGACGTCGGCATCCTGATCCGCAACCGCGCCTTCGTCGGCTATGTGATGTGCCAGGTGCTGGCCTCGCAGATCATCTTCACCTTCGCAGGCGGCGGCCCCTACATCGTGGTGACGCAGATGGGCCGCAGCAGCGCCGAATACGGCGCCTGGTTCGCGACCTCGGGCTTTGCATTTCTCGTCGGAAACCTGCTCTGCGTACGCTTTGCGCCGCGGCATTCGCTGGAAAAACTGATCTGGTTCGGGCTCGCCCTCCAACTCGCCGGCAGCCTTGCGAACCTGCTGTGGAGTATCATCGGCTGGAACGAGGCCCCGGCCTGGCTGTTCGGCACGCAGATGATCGTGATGGCCGGCAATGCCTTCGTGATGGCGAATTCGGCCGCCGGCGCCATCAGCATCCGCCCCGAGGCCGCCGGCACCGCCTCCGGCACGATGGGCTTCCTCCAACAGGGCATCGGCGCGCTGATGTCGCAATTCGGCGCCTATCTCGGCGGCCACTCCGCAACGACGCTGCCGCTCACCGGCGCAGTCCTCGCGATCTCGCTGCTCTGTGCCTGCGTGATGATCTTCGTCGTCCCCCGCCGCGAAGTGGTGGTGAGCGAGGCACTGATCGAGCAGGCGGAAGAGGAAGAGAGCGGGATGATGTGA
- a CDS encoding aminopeptidase P family protein: protein MFEAHFQTFEEPEAGVALTARLVALREELARRKLTGFVIPRADQQQNEYVPPSEERLAWLTGFTGSAGLAVALTQEAALFVDGRYTLQAAKQVDAKAWAVESLIDPAPESWVSAHLKAGDRLGFDPWLHTFAAAERLSAACARAGAELVAVDSNPIDAIWQDRPQPPLAPVAVHSLQNAGVTEAEKLTQIRNEIGKLGADALVLSDSHAVAWTFNIRGADVAHTPLPLSYALVPKDGRPTIFIDHRKLSNLTRDHLEQSADVREPDAMAPTLMALAKSGGSIALDSATAADALSRLIAGAGGKPVRGSDPIALLKAIKNATEIKGTQTAHRRDAVALARFLAFIDREAASGKLTEIDAVEALETFRRDTGALKDVSFPTISGTGPNGAIVHYRVTRKSNRRIAPGDLLLIDSGAQYEDGTTDVTRTMAVGEPTAEMRDRFTRVLRGHIAIARAVFPDGTTGAQLDTLARQYLWAAGVDFEHGTGHGVGSYLSVHEGPARISKLGTTPLKRGMILSNEPGYYKTDGFGIRIENLELVVAADIKGAEKPMNAFETLTLAPIDRRLIDVAMLSRDELGWLNAYHARVRTEVRPALDEATQAWLDQATAELKA from the coding sequence ATGTTCGAAGCACACTTCCAGACATTCGAGGAGCCGGAGGCCGGCGTCGCATTGACGGCACGGCTCGTCGCACTTCGCGAAGAACTCGCCCGCCGCAAGCTGACCGGCTTCGTGATCCCGCGCGCCGATCAGCAGCAGAACGAATATGTGCCGCCGTCGGAAGAGCGGCTGGCCTGGCTGACCGGTTTCACGGGCTCGGCGGGCCTCGCGGTGGCGCTGACCCAGGAGGCCGCATTGTTCGTCGACGGCCGCTACACGCTTCAGGCCGCCAAGCAGGTCGACGCAAAGGCCTGGGCCGTGGAATCGCTGATCGACCCGGCGCCGGAGAGCTGGGTGTCCGCGCATCTGAAAGCCGGTGACCGCCTCGGATTTGATCCGTGGCTGCACACTTTTGCGGCAGCCGAGCGCCTGTCCGCCGCATGCGCCAGGGCCGGCGCCGAGCTCGTCGCGGTCGACAGCAATCCAATCGACGCAATCTGGCAGGACCGCCCGCAGCCACCACTCGCCCCCGTCGCCGTGCACAGCCTGCAGAATGCCGGCGTCACTGAAGCCGAGAAGCTGACGCAGATCCGAAACGAGATCGGCAAGCTCGGCGCCGACGCATTGGTGCTGTCGGACAGCCACGCGGTGGCCTGGACCTTCAACATCCGCGGGGCCGACGTCGCCCACACCCCGCTGCCGCTGTCCTATGCGCTGGTGCCGAAGGACGGCCGTCCAACCATCTTCATCGACCACCGAAAACTCTCCAACCTGACGCGCGACCATCTCGAGCAGTCCGCCGACGTGCGCGAGCCCGATGCGATGGCGCCGACGCTGATGGCGCTCGCCAAGAGCGGCGGATCGATTGCGCTCGACAGCGCCACCGCGGCCGACGCACTCAGCCGGCTGATCGCGGGGGCCGGCGGCAAGCCGGTGCGCGGTAGCGATCCGATTGCACTGCTCAAGGCGATCAAGAACGCCACCGAGATCAAAGGCACGCAGACGGCGCATCGGCGCGACGCCGTGGCGCTGGCGCGCTTCCTCGCCTTCATCGACCGCGAGGCCGCAAGCGGCAAGCTCACGGAGATCGACGCGGTCGAGGCGCTGGAGACGTTCCGCCGCGACACCGGCGCGTTGAAGGACGTCTCGTTCCCGACCATCTCCGGCACCGGCCCGAACGGCGCCATCGTGCACTACCGCGTCACCCGCAAGAGCAATCGGCGGATCGCACCCGGCGACCTGCTGCTGATCGATTCCGGCGCGCAGTACGAAGACGGCACCACCGACGTCACGCGCACCATGGCGGTGGGCGAACCCACCGCTGAGATGCGCGACCGCTTCACCCGCGTGCTGCGCGGCCATATCGCGATCGCGCGCGCCGTCTTTCCGGACGGCACCACGGGCGCGCAGCTCGATACGCTGGCGCGGCAATATCTCTGGGCCGCCGGCGTCGATTTCGAGCACGGCACCGGTCACGGCGTCGGCAGCTATCTCTCGGTGCACGAAGGGCCGGCGCGGATCTCGAAGCTCGGTACCACGCCGCTGAAGCGCGGCATGATCCTCTCCAACGAGCCCGGCTATTACAAGACCGACGGTTTCGGCATCCGCATCGAGAACCTGGAGCTGGTGGTGGCCGCCGACATCAAGGGCGCCGAGAAGCCGATGAACGCGTTCGAGACGCTGACGCTAGCGCCGATCGACCGCCGCCTCATCGATGTCGCGATGCTGAGCCGCGACGAACTCGGCTGGCTCAATGCCTACCACGCGCGCGTCCGGACCGAGGTGCGGCCCGCGCTGGACGAGGCGACGCAGGCCTGGCTCGATCAGGCGACGGCGGAGCTGAAGGCGTAG
- a CDS encoding 50S ribosomal protein L11 methyltransferase: MQPSPTHRASFSIGSEADARRVVDVLTEVFFDGDAAVAAFERPDGPWDVTLHFAEAPDQAWLRELVATSAGNAIAETILFDTVEAKDWVKASLEDLVPVPAGRFVVHGSHDRDRVAPNKLAIEIEAALAFGTGHHGTTRGCLLLLDHVLKSSRPRNLLDLGTGTGVLGIAAAKALHRAVLASDIDPPSVRVAAENAVMNEVGNQVRVIRATGFAAPDFGKAGPFDLVLANILANPLRQLAGPMARHLAPGGRVILSGLLTHQAPAVIAAYRARGLVPLKHLRIEGWSSLLLRKVD, from the coding sequence ATGCAGCCTTCTCCCACCCATCGCGCCAGCTTTTCGATCGGCAGCGAGGCCGACGCCAGGCGCGTCGTCGACGTGCTCACCGAGGTGTTTTTCGACGGCGATGCGGCGGTTGCCGCCTTCGAGCGGCCGGACGGACCATGGGACGTCACGCTCCATTTCGCCGAGGCGCCCGACCAGGCTTGGCTGCGCGAACTCGTTGCAACTTCAGCAGGAAATGCCATCGCCGAGACTATTCTCTTCGACACGGTCGAGGCCAAGGACTGGGTCAAGGCCAGCCTGGAAGATCTCGTCCCGGTCCCGGCCGGGCGCTTCGTCGTGCACGGCAGCCATGACCGCGATCGTGTGGCGCCGAACAAGCTCGCGATCGAGATCGAGGCGGCGCTTGCCTTCGGCACTGGCCACCACGGCACCACCCGTGGCTGTTTACTGCTGCTTGACCATGTCCTTAAGAGTTCCCGTCCGAGGAACCTGCTCGACCTCGGCACCGGAACCGGCGTACTCGGCATCGCGGCCGCCAAGGCCCTGCATCGCGCGGTGCTCGCCTCCGACATCGACCCGCCGTCGGTGCGGGTGGCGGCCGAGAACGCGGTAATGAACGAGGTCGGCAACCAGGTCCGGGTCATCCGCGCGACCGGCTTCGCCGCCCCGGATTTCGGAAAGGCCGGTCCGTTCGACCTGGTGCTGGCCAACATCCTCGCCAACCCGCTCAGGCAATTGGCGGGCCCGATGGCGCGGCATCTCGCGCCCGGCGGACGCGTCATCCTCTCCGGCCTGTTGACACACCAGGCCCCCGCCGTGATCGCCGCTTACCGCGCGCGCGGCCTCGTGCCGTTGAAGCATCTGCGGATCGAGGGGTGGAGCAGCCTGTTGCTGCGGAAGGTGGATTGA
- a CDS encoding Flp family type IVb pilin, producing MVQKFWSDESGATAIEYGLIAAGIALAIITVVNSLGVTLNDKFTSISSSLK from the coding sequence ATGGTTCAAAAGTTCTGGTCGGACGAGTCCGGTGCAACCGCGATCGAGTACGGCCTGATTGCCGCAGGTATCGCTCTGGCGATCATCACCGTGGTGAACAGCCTGGGCGTCACCCTGAACGACAAGTTCACTTCGATTAGCAGCTCCTTGAAGTAA
- a CDS encoding phytoene desaturase family protein: MSETDVLIIGAGHNGLTCAAYLASAGLRVRVVERRKVVGGAAVTEEFHPGFRNSVAAYTVSLLNPQVIRDLKLAEQGLRIVERRAQNFLPSPDASYLLTGEGRTKASVARLSAHDADALDGFSRELEDIADVLRQFVLRAPPNLVDGFGAAAVREGVNAWKTANILRGLTLEQSRSLLDLFTRSAGEMLDERFEHDLVKALFGFDAIVGNYASPYAAGSAYVMLHHAFGEVNGKKGVWGHAIGGMGAIAQAMARAAQGRGVVIETDAGVREIIVERDRAVGVVLENGTAIRAKYVAANVNPKLLYTRLVAADALPADFLGRIRHWKNGSGTFRMNVALDRLPSFTALPGEGDHLSSGIILAPSLRYMDRAWLDARAQGWSREPVVEMLIPSTLDDTLAPAGKHVASLFCQHVAPELPDGKSWDDHRDEVADLMIATVDKYAPGFAASVLGRQILSPLDLERQFGLLGGDIFHGALTLNQLFSARPMLGHADYRGPLKGLYHCGSGAHPGGGVTGAPGHNAAQAILRDHRSLFGSRG; the protein is encoded by the coding sequence ATGAGCGAAACCGACGTCCTCATCATCGGCGCGGGGCATAACGGCCTCACCTGCGCGGCCTATCTCGCGAGCGCAGGCCTGCGCGTGCGCGTGGTCGAGCGCCGCAAGGTGGTCGGCGGCGCCGCGGTCACGGAGGAGTTTCACCCCGGATTCCGCAATTCGGTCGCGGCCTACACTGTGAGCCTGCTCAATCCGCAAGTGATCCGCGACCTCAAGCTCGCCGAGCAGGGCCTCCGTATCGTCGAACGGCGCGCCCAGAACTTTCTGCCCTCGCCGGATGCCAGCTATCTCCTCACCGGCGAAGGGCGGACGAAGGCATCAGTCGCGCGGCTGAGCGCGCATGACGCAGACGCGCTCGACGGATTTTCGCGCGAGCTGGAGGACATCGCCGACGTGCTGCGGCAGTTCGTGCTCCGCGCGCCGCCGAACCTCGTCGACGGCTTTGGCGCGGCAGCCGTTCGCGAAGGCGTCAACGCCTGGAAGACGGCCAACATCCTGCGCGGTCTCACGCTGGAACAGAGCCGCAGCCTGCTTGATCTCTTCACCCGCTCGGCCGGCGAGATGCTGGACGAGCGCTTCGAGCATGATCTGGTCAAGGCCCTGTTCGGCTTCGACGCCATCGTCGGCAACTATGCCAGCCCCTACGCCGCCGGCTCAGCCTATGTGATGCTGCATCACGCCTTCGGCGAGGTGAACGGCAAGAAGGGGGTCTGGGGTCACGCCATCGGCGGCATGGGCGCGATCGCGCAGGCGATGGCGCGCGCGGCACAGGGCCGCGGGGTCGTGATCGAAACGGATGCCGGCGTCCGCGAGATCATCGTCGAGCGCGACCGCGCCGTCGGCGTCGTGCTGGAGAACGGCACGGCCATCCGCGCCAAATATGTCGCAGCCAATGTCAATCCAAAGCTGCTCTACACGCGGCTGGTCGCGGCCGACGCGCTTCCTGCGGACTTCCTCGGCCGCATCCGGCACTGGAAGAATGGCTCCGGCACCTTCCGCATGAACGTTGCGCTGGACCGCCTGCCCTCCTTCACGGCGCTGCCCGGCGAGGGCGATCATCTCAGCTCCGGCATCATCCTGGCGCCAAGCCTCCGCTACATGGACCGCGCCTGGCTCGATGCGCGGGCGCAGGGCTGGAGCCGGGAACCAGTCGTGGAGATGCTGATCCCCTCGACCCTCGACGACACGTTGGCCCCAGCTGGAAAGCACGTCGCCAGCCTGTTCTGCCAGCACGTCGCACCGGAGCTTCCCGATGGAAAGTCGTGGGACGACCATCGCGACGAGGTCGCCGATCTCATGATCGCGACGGTGGACAAATACGCGCCTGGTTTTGCGGCGAGCGTGCTGGGCCGCCAGATCCTGTCCCCGCTCGATCTCGAACGGCAGTTCGGCCTCCTCGGCGGCGATATCTTCCATGGCGCGCTGACCTTGAACCAGTTGTTCTCGGCGCGGCCGATGCTTGGCCATGCCGATTATCGCGGGCCGTTGAAGGGCCTCTATCATTGCGGCTCCGGCGCCCACCCCGGCGGCGGCGTCACCGGTGCTCCCGGCCATAACGCCGCGCAGGCGATCTTGAGAGATCACAGGTCGCTGTTCGGAAGCCGTGGATAG
- a CDS encoding spermidine synthase → MDSIVQPAATEQPSSSRNRLLLTVYTAAIFVSALLLFSVQPLFTKMVLPRLGGSPAVWSVAMVFFQSLLLAGYAYAHLLMQARSRVVPVAVHLVLLVLAFATLPLGIASAYGEPPASGYAFWLLGLFVVSIGLPFFALAANNPLLQAWFVRTGHPAGHDPYFLYASSNIGSFLALLSYPFLLEPMFTLHAQNRFWTGGYGLLILLIAACGVLLLRSPKLAMADARTEDANAPAPDIVTRLRWIFLAAVPSGLLIAVTAHISTDVAAAPLLWVLPLSLYLLTWVVVFQSRPLLPHKWMLMLQPVAIAGVVVLLAFGGEQNLLLTLGGHQLCFFVIAMACHGELARTRPAARYLTGFYVALSFGGMVGGLFAGLVAPFTFSWIAEYPILIALAALCRPSANERLAGVVKWYWLVLAALAMALVAPSYTTGGLPTWLEDHRVWVAGAVGVLAALLALALNAGRWKIFATVALALALIRVYPADEGRVTTVRSFFGVHKIVVTPGGYFHVLMHGTTIHGAERFRNNDGTPVTGRPEPITYYHKDGGIGQAVSAIRERKGAPLKVAAIGVGSGTLACAAEPGEDWKFFEIDQSMVDAARDPKNFRYISSCLPDMKPVIGDARLTFAKEPDGAYDLIIVDAYSSDAIPIHLATEEAMKIYKDKLAPHGAVVMHVSNRHLDLETVVVGIADANDLKSWVFNEDSGRDGDYIFSTDVVISAREEADIGRLASSKVWEQTEADDRVRVWTDDYSNILGALYRRLKNGE, encoded by the coding sequence ATGGATTCGATCGTGCAACCTGCCGCCACGGAGCAGCCGTCATCCTCGCGCAACCGGTTGCTGCTGACGGTCTACACCGCTGCGATCTTTGTCAGCGCGCTGCTGCTATTCTCGGTGCAGCCGCTGTTCACGAAGATGGTGCTGCCGCGGCTCGGCGGCTCGCCGGCGGTGTGGTCGGTGGCGATGGTGTTCTTCCAGTCGCTGCTGCTGGCGGGCTACGCCTATGCGCATCTGTTGATGCAGGCGAGGAGCCGCGTCGTGCCGGTGGCCGTGCATCTGGTATTGCTGGTGCTGGCCTTCGCCACGCTGCCGCTCGGAATAGCCTCCGCCTATGGCGAGCCGCCCGCTTCGGGCTATGCGTTCTGGCTGCTCGGCCTGTTCGTGGTTTCGATCGGCCTGCCGTTCTTTGCGCTCGCCGCCAACAATCCGCTGCTGCAGGCCTGGTTCGTCCGCACCGGCCATCCCGCTGGGCACGATCCCTACTTCCTCTACGCTTCCTCCAACATCGGCAGCTTCCTCGCGCTGTTGTCCTATCCGTTCCTGCTCGAGCCGATGTTCACGCTGCATGCGCAGAACCGGTTCTGGACCGGTGGCTATGGCCTGTTGATCCTCCTGATCGCCGCCTGCGGCGTGTTGCTGTTGCGCTCGCCGAAGCTCGCAATGGCCGATGCGCGGACCGAGGACGCCAATGCGCCGGCGCCGGATATCGTGACGCGGCTGCGCTGGATCTTCCTGGCCGCGGTGCCTTCGGGTCTGCTCATCGCGGTCACCGCGCACATCTCGACCGACGTCGCCGCGGCGCCGTTGCTATGGGTGCTGCCGCTGTCGCTGTATCTGCTCACCTGGGTCGTGGTGTTCCAGTCGCGGCCGCTGCTGCCGCACAAATGGATGCTGATGCTGCAGCCGGTCGCGATCGCGGGCGTCGTCGTCCTGCTCGCCTTCGGCGGCGAGCAGAACTTGCTGCTGACTCTCGGCGGCCATCAACTCTGCTTCTTCGTCATCGCCATGGCCTGCCACGGCGAGCTGGCGCGGACGCGGCCGGCGGCGAGATATCTCACCGGTTTCTATGTCGCGCTGTCGTTCGGCGGCATGGTCGGCGGTCTCTTTGCTGGCCTCGTTGCTCCCTTCACCTTCTCGTGGATCGCCGAATACCCGATCCTGATCGCGCTTGCCGCGCTGTGCCGGCCGTCCGCGAACGAGCGTCTCGCAGGTGTCGTCAAATGGTACTGGCTGGTGCTTGCCGCGCTCGCGATGGCGCTGGTTGCGCCGTCCTATACCACCGGCGGCCTCCCGACCTGGTTGGAGGATCACCGCGTCTGGGTCGCCGGCGCCGTCGGCGTGCTCGCCGCGCTGCTCGCTCTGGCGCTCAATGCCGGCCGCTGGAAGATCTTCGCCACCGTCGCACTCGCGCTGGCGTTGATCCGCGTCTATCCGGCGGACGAAGGCCGGGTCACGACGGTGCGCAGCTTCTTCGGCGTGCACAAGATCGTGGTGACGCCCGGCGGCTATTTCCACGTGCTGATGCACGGCACCACCATCCACGGCGCCGAGCGCTTCCGCAACAATGACGGCACGCCGGTCACCGGCCGGCCGGAGCCGATCACCTATTATCACAAGGACGGCGGCATCGGTCAGGCCGTCAGCGCGATCCGCGAGCGCAAGGGCGCGCCGCTCAAGGTCGCCGCGATCGGCGTCGGATCGGGCACGCTCGCCTGCGCCGCCGAACCTGGCGAGGACTGGAAATTTTTCGAGATCGACCAGTCGATGGTGGATGCCGCGCGTGACCCCAAAAATTTCCGCTACATCTCGAGTTGTCTGCCGGACATGAAGCCGGTGATCGGCGATGCGCGCCTCACCTTCGCAAAGGAGCCCGACGGAGCCTACGACCTCATCATCGTCGATGCCTATTCGTCGGATGCGATCCCGATTCATCTCGCCACCGAAGAGGCGATGAAGATCTACAAGGACAAGCTCGCGCCGCACGGGGCTGTGGTGATGCACGTCTCCAACCGGCATCTCGATCTCGAGACCGTCGTGGTCGGTATCGCGGACGCCAACGATCTCAAGAGCTGGGTCTTCAACGAGGATTCCGGGCGTGATGGCGACTACATCTTCTCGACCGACGTCGTCATCTCCGCGCGCGAGGAGGCCGACATCGGTCGGCTCGCGTCCTCCAAGGTCTGGGAGCAGACCGAAGCCGACGACAGGGTACGGGTCTGGACCGACGACTATTCCAACATCCTGGGCGCCCTGTACCGGCGTTTGAAGAATGGAGAGTAG
- a CDS encoding glycerophosphodiester phosphodiesterase, with protein MPSRATTILTVLSVLITGRVMAFDIEAHRGGRALLPENTLPAFANALSMGVDTLELDVGVTADGEVVVSHERGLNPDLARSAGRTYIAPPGTPFVKLRLDEVRTYDVGQIRPDSAYAKQFPDQRAVPGTRIPTLSELFALVRKSGNSRVRLNIETKIDPNHPDETLDPQAFVAKLLGLIEAEMFSDRVMIQSFDWRTLQLVQQQAPKIPTVYLTLQRGTGQTVVLDKATNWTAGFSPAEHGSSLPRTIKAAGGAVWSPYFGDVTSALVAEAHELGLRVVVWTVNKREDMARMMELGVDGIISDRPDLLREVAGEKGIVLPAGTPIAP; from the coding sequence ATGCCGTCACGTGCCACGACCATTCTGACTGTGCTCTCAGTTCTGATAACGGGGCGGGTCATGGCCTTTGATATCGAGGCGCATCGCGGCGGGCGAGCGCTGTTGCCGGAAAACACCCTGCCGGCCTTCGCCAACGCGCTCTCGATGGGCGTGGACACGCTGGAGCTCGACGTCGGCGTGACCGCTGACGGCGAAGTCGTCGTCTCGCATGAGCGCGGGCTCAATCCGGATCTCGCGCGCAGTGCTGGCAGGACTTACATTGCTCCGCCCGGCACGCCCTTCGTAAAACTGCGGCTGGACGAGGTCAGGACCTATGACGTCGGCCAGATCCGGCCGGACAGTGCCTATGCGAAACAATTCCCCGACCAGCGCGCCGTGCCGGGGACACGCATTCCCACCCTGAGCGAGCTGTTCGCGCTGGTACGGAAATCCGGCAACTCGCGTGTGCGCCTTAACATCGAGACCAAGATCGATCCGAACCATCCGGACGAAACCCTCGATCCGCAAGCCTTTGTCGCGAAGCTGCTGGGATTGATCGAGGCCGAAATGTTTTCCGATAGGGTCATGATCCAATCCTTCGACTGGAGGACCCTGCAGCTCGTCCAGCAGCAGGCACCGAAGATACCGACGGTGTACCTGACGCTCCAGCGCGGCACAGGCCAGACAGTCGTGCTGGACAAAGCCACCAACTGGACGGCAGGCTTCAGCCCGGCCGAGCACGGCAGCTCGCTGCCACGGACGATCAAGGCGGCGGGCGGCGCAGTCTGGTCGCCCTATTTCGGCGATGTGACCTCCGCGCTGGTCGCGGAAGCCCACGAGCTCGGATTACGCGTCGTGGTGTGGACGGTCAACAAGCGCGAAGACATGGCGCGGATGATGGAGCTCGGCGTCGACGGGATCATTTCCGACAGGCCCGATCTGCTGCGCGAGGTTGCCGGCGAGAAGGGCATTGTGCTGCCGGCGGGGACGCCGATCGCGCCGTAA
- a CDS encoding L,D-transpeptidase, translating to MRFQMRSFFIAFTSLMLLSAGSAQAKVEITVDKDNQQMTVAVDGVARYHWPVSTGIPSRETPNGAFRAFRMEEDHYSKEFDDAPMPHAIFFTKVGHAIHGTDSVGRLGSPASHGCVRLSRQNASTLYALVQQQGVLNTTVTLTGSAQVALARNPRGRTNNAVARAPQQPAEEQYATTGDPVNLTPPAQPARRYMPQDDNYIYPADGSDTGARYPAPRGTRPLYDAQVYQQQPRPYYDQGSGQQGYYYQPQPRQVYQPRGYYYQN from the coding sequence ATGCGTTTCCAGATGCGTTCATTTTTTATCGCTTTCACCTCACTGATGCTTTTGAGCGCAGGCAGCGCGCAGGCCAAGGTCGAGATCACCGTCGACAAGGACAATCAGCAGATGACCGTCGCGGTCGACGGCGTCGCGCGCTACCACTGGCCGGTGTCGACCGGCATCCCCTCGCGCGAAACGCCTAACGGCGCGTTCCGCGCCTTCCGGATGGAAGAGGATCACTACTCCAAGGAATTCGACGACGCGCCGATGCCGCACGCGATCTTCTTCACCAAGGTCGGCCACGCCATCCATGGCACCGACTCGGTCGGCCGTCTCGGCTCACCGGCGTCCCACGGCTGCGTGCGGCTGTCGCGCCAGAATGCCTCGACACTCTATGCGCTGGTGCAGCAGCAGGGCGTGCTCAACACCACGGTGACGCTGACCGGCTCGGCGCAGGTGGCGCTGGCGCGCAATCCGCGCGGCCGCACTAACAATGCCGTCGCCCGCGCGCCGCAGCAGCCAGCCGAAGAGCAGTACGCGACCACGGGCGATCCTGTGAATCTGACGCCGCCGGCGCAGCCCGCCCGCCGCTACATGCCGCAGGACGACAATTACATCTATCCGGCCGACGGCAGCGACACCGGCGCACGGTATCCGGCACCGCGCGGCACACGCCCGCTCTATGATGCGCAGGTTTACCAGCAGCAGCCGCGTCCCTATTACGACCAAGGCTCCGGCCAGCAGGGCTATTACTATCAACCGCAGCCGCGGCAGGTTTACCAGCCGCGCGGCTATTACTACCAGAACTGA
- a CDS encoding ABC transporter permease — MNHRAIRAIYLFEMARTWRTLLQSIVSPVVSTSLYFVVFGAAIGSRISQVEGVSYGTFIVPGLIMLSVLTQSIANASFGIYFPKFTGTIYEILSAPISYFEIVLGYVGAAATKSIILGLIILATAGLFVPLHIHHPIWMLAFLVLTAVTFSLFGFIIGIWADGFEKLQMIPMLVVTPLTFLGGSFYSIDMLPPTWRTVAMLNPVVYLISGFRWSFYEIADVSMSVSVGMTTAFLVICLVVIWWIFRTGYRLKN; from the coding sequence ATGAACCACCGCGCCATCCGCGCCATCTATCTGTTCGAAATGGCGCGCACCTGGCGCACGCTGCTGCAAAGCATCGTCTCGCCTGTGGTCTCCACTTCGCTCTATTTCGTGGTGTTCGGCGCCGCGATCGGCTCTCGCATCAGCCAGGTCGAGGGCGTCAGCTACGGCACCTTCATCGTGCCGGGCCTGATCATGCTTTCGGTGCTGACCCAGAGCATCGCCAACGCCTCGTTCGGCATCTACTTCCCGAAATTCACCGGCACGATCTACGAGATCCTGTCGGCACCGATCTCCTATTTCGAGATCGTGCTCGGCTATGTCGGCGCCGCCGCGACCAAGTCGATCATCTTGGGCCTGATCATCCTGGCGACCGCCGGATTATTCGTGCCGCTGCATATCCACCATCCGATCTGGATGCTGGCCTTCCTGGTGCTGACGGCAGTGACGTTCAGCCTGTTCGGCTTCATCATCGGCATCTGGGCCGACGGCTTCGAGAAGCTGCAGATGATCCCGATGCTGGTGGTGACGCCGTTGACCTTCCTCGGCGGCAGCTTCTATTCCATCGACATGCTGCCGCCCACCTGGCGCACGGTGGCGATGCTCAACCCGGTCGTCTATCTGATCTCCGGCTTCCGCTGGAGCTTTTACGAGATCGCGGACGTCAGCATGTCCGTCAGCGTCGGCATGACGACGGCGTTCCTGGTGATCTGTCTCGTCGTGATCTGGTGGATTTTTCGGACGGGGTATCGGCTGAAGAATTGA